Proteins encoded within one genomic window of Nitrospinaceae bacterium:
- the degQ_2 gene encoding peptidase: MVVNIYTEEANPKRRNPFRNFGGNNFGNDVFDWFLKDLIPNINQQRRSLGSGVIINPQGYILTNEHVIGKAVKIKVTLIDKREFDARLIGADRKSDLAVIKIDSKKPLPFVEMGRSDDLMIGETVVAIGNPFGLQHTVTTGIISALNRSIKSGEDIVYHDFIQVDASINPGNSGGPLLNINGSLIGINTAIYQKAEGIGFAIPIENAKRIINDLISYGKVRRGWLGVSVQDMTPELLRYFKLDHVHGVLVTKVFPGSPARKAGMKQGDVILELNDREISRKLEYQQRIGSFSVGNTITFTVLRDGRKRNIRFKVKAIPMHKVTDFTLSWLGLGVQNIDDAAIRKFQLTTRKGVIVNQVVPNSAGGRIGLSPGDVIRQVNQNQINNEHDFNKAILEAGNRESALLLVQRGRYGYYVTLEP, translated from the coding sequence ATGGTGGTCAATATTTATACCGAAGAGGCGAATCCCAAGCGCCGGAACCCATTTCGAAATTTCGGCGGTAACAATTTCGGAAATGATGTTTTCGACTGGTTTTTAAAGGATTTGATTCCCAACATCAACCAACAGCGGCGCAGTCTGGGTTCGGGAGTCATTATCAATCCTCAAGGATACATCCTGACCAATGAACATGTGATCGGTAAGGCGGTCAAGATCAAGGTGACTCTGATCGACAAGCGGGAATTTGACGCCCGCTTGATCGGCGCGGACAGAAAATCGGACCTGGCGGTGATCAAGATCGACTCCAAAAAGCCGCTGCCTTTTGTGGAAATGGGCCGCTCCGACGACTTGATGATCGGGGAAACGGTGGTCGCGATTGGAAATCCGTTTGGTCTTCAACACACCGTGACCACAGGAATCATCAGCGCTCTTAATCGTTCCATCAAATCGGGAGAGGATATCGTTTATCATGACTTTATACAGGTGGATGCCTCTATCAATCCGGGCAACAGCGGCGGACCGTTGCTGAATATCAACGGATCTTTGATCGGTATCAACACCGCGATTTACCAGAAGGCTGAGGGCATCGGGTTTGCTATTCCCATAGAAAATGCAAAGCGCATCATCAACGATCTGATCAGTTACGGTAAAGTCCGCCGCGGATGGCTGGGTGTTTCGGTTCAGGATATGACGCCGGAATTGCTGCGCTATTTTAAGCTGGACCACGTGCACGGAGTGCTGGTGACTAAAGTGTTTCCTGGGAGTCCGGCCCGCAAAGCGGGAATGAAACAGGGGGATGTGATTCTGGAGTTGAATGACCGTGAAATCAGTAGAAAACTGGAATACCAGCAGAGAATCGGATCTTTTTCCGTGGGAAACACCATCACCTTCACCGTTCTTCGGGATGGGCGGAAACGGAACATTCGTTTCAAAGTGAAAGCCATTCCCATGCATAAAGTCACGGATTTTACCTTGAGTTGGCTGGGGCTGGGGGTTCAGAACATAGATGATGCAGCAATCAGAAAGTTCCAGTTGACGACCCGCAAAGGGGTCATTGTCAACCAGGTGGTTCCCAACAGCGCCGGGGGGCGGATCGGCCTCAGTCCTGGGGATGTCATTCGGCAGGTCAACCAGAATCAGATCAACAACGAACACGACTTCAATAAAGCCATTCTGGAGGCCGGCAACCGGGAAAGCGCGCTCCTACTTGTTCAGCGGGGAAGGTATGGCTATTATGTGACCCTGGAACCCTAG